A genomic window from Pasteuria penetrans includes:
- a CDS encoding stage II sporulation protein R, with translation MIKRKITLWIGFFITIFSCLFSRYQNLWANHPEKPICIQILAHSNSERDQWVKQQVKNHLLTKLGQLPLHTTAKTHWILYRHLGLWKLEIEELLRKYGFIYPIQITLGPISQPAKQLGNLQYPAGIRETLLIRLGSGKGENFFCVLFPPLCGLNPQVYREPEKVECRCWICEKFNKLWDQWRNGTESSFKPFATIRNRHYNTDKIYKKL, from the coding sequence ATGATAAAAAGGAAAATCACCCTATGGATAGGTTTTTTTATAACCATCTTCTCTTGCTTGTTCTCTAGATATCAAAATCTTTGGGCTAACCATCCCGAAAAACCCATTTGCATACAAATTCTGGCCCATAGCAACAGTGAAAGAGATCAATGGGTCAAACAACAAGTAAAGAACCATTTATTAACTAAGCTGGGGCAACTCCCCCTACATACCACAGCAAAAACGCATTGGATCCTCTACCGACATCTGGGCCTGTGGAAATTAGAAATCGAAGAATTGCTTAGAAAATATGGATTTATCTACCCTATACAAATCACATTAGGACCGATATCCCAGCCGGCAAAACAACTCGGAAATCTGCAGTACCCGGCCGGAATTCGTGAAACCCTGTTGATAAGATTGGGTTCGGGGAAGGGGGAGAATTTCTTCTGTGTTCTTTTTCCCCCTTTATGTGGCCTCAACCCTCAAGTCTATCGCGAACCCGAAAAAGTAGAATGTCGTTGCTGGATCTGCGAAAAATTTAATAAATTATGGGATCAGTGGAGAAATGGAACAGAATCTTCATTCAAACCCTTCGCTACAATCCGAAATAGGCATTATAATACGGATAAAATATACAAAAAACTATAA